The window ACCTACAGTACACCGCCGGCACGAACATGATGACGGCGCACAACTGGGGGCAGTTCGCCTGGCTCAAATCGCAGGTGGATGCGCCCGAGACCGTGACGCGCAACATCCCCGCGCAGTACGCCGTGGGCGTCGGCGGGCTGCTCGCGATGGCCATGATGTGGATGCGGACGCGCTTCCTCTGGTGGCCGTTCCACCCGGCCGGATACGCGATCTCGCTCACGTTCGGCGCCGAGTACTACTGGTCGTGCCTGATGCTGAGCACGGTCATCAAGGCGCTCGTGCTGCGGTACGGCGGCTATAAGCTGAACCGGCAGGCCATGCCGTTCATGTTCGGGCTGATCCTGGGCGAGTACCTTGTGGGGGCGGGCTGGAGCTTCACCTCGATCCTCCTGAACTCCGGCCGCTTCATCAACATCCGCACCTACGACTTCTGCCCGGGATAGAGCGCGGCACGGACGGCCACGCTCAGGCGGCGCGGTCGAGCCGCAGCATCTCGCGCGCGCCGTCGATCTGCTGGGCGAGCTCGCCGAGCACCGAGGCGAGCTCCTCGTCCTCCAAGGCGAGCCACTCTCGGACGGCCGGCACGAGCTCCACCTCGCCGCACTTCTCGGCGGACGGCGTGCCGAACTGCCAGGCTACCCAATCGGCGGCGTGGATGAAGGCGGCGGTCTCGAAGTGGTCGGCGCCGGGCACCGGCGCATGGTGGGAGTTGATGGCCGCCACCAGGGCCGGAGGGAAGTTCCAGTGGTCGGCAATGCGGCGTCCGACGCTGGGATGGTCGAACGCCAGGACCTTGCGCTCGGCCTCCAGCGGCGCGGCGGACTGATGCGCGGCATAGGCCAGCGTCACCGCGTACTGCACCGGGAAGTAGCAGTCGAGGAACAGCTTGCCGATGTCGTGCAGCAGGCCGCCCAGGAACGCCTCCTCGACCGCCGCCCGCCCGCGCGGGCGCTTGCGGCGCGCCAGAACGCTCGCGGCGACGGCGACCGACACCGAGTGCTCCCAGAACACGCGCCGATTGAGGCCGCCGGCGGCGCTCTTACCGGAGAGCATCCCGAACGCCGAGACGCCGA is drawn from Chthonomonadales bacterium and contains these coding sequences:
- a CDS encoding HDOD domain-containing protein, producing the protein MLREVKTLQIDREVFVQTLEKKLADLPPLPAVVTRIMQTVNDPNTSAEDLNRLISLDQGLSSRILRIVNSAYYGFPKRISTITHAVVILGFNTVRNLVLGVSAFGMLSGKSAAGGLNRRVFWEHSVSVAVAASVLARRKRPRGRAAVEEAFLGGLLHDIGKLFLDCYFPVQYAVTLAYAAHQSAAPLEAERKVLAFDHPSVGRRIADHWNFPPALVAAINSHHAPVPGADHFETAAFIHAADWVAWQFGTPSAEKCGEVELVPAVREWLALEDEELASVLGELAQQIDGAREMLRLDRAA